Genomic DNA from Fimbriimonas ginsengisoli Gsoil 348:
CTTGCCGTCCTTGAAGACGGGCGGGAGCATGAACTGCATCTTGGCTCCGGGCGGGGTCACGTTCTTCATCTCGCTCTCGAGCCAGGTTCCGCAAGGGATCATCGCGGCGTGGCCGTTGAGGAACTCGGTTTGCGACTCGGTGTGGCTGAGCCCGACGGCTCCTTCTTGGTAGAACCCTTTATCGCCAAGCTCGCGAATCATCTTCGCCGCCTGCAGCATCGCAGGTGATTTCCAGGCCCCAGGGACGAGGTTCTGAGCGTCGTTGATCGCTTGCAGCCCGCCCACGCTCTGGCACCAAGGCAGCAGCATTCCGAACATCATGTAGTACGGGTATTTGCCCTGGAAGGTGATCGGCGCGATCCCCTTCGCCTTGATCTTGGGGCAAAGCTCCAGCAGCTCTTCGTACGTCTTCGGCACCGTCCAGCCGTTCTTGGCGAACACGCCGGGGTCGTACCACCACCCCATTACGATCATGTAGTAGGGCAGCACATACTGCTTCCCGTTCAACTGCCCCAGCTTCAACAGCGCCGGCTCGAAGGTATCGCGCCACTTGCCGGTCCCCTCGTACGGCTCGGAATCGAGCGCCGCATCCAAGCTGTAGAGCTGTCCCTCCTGCACCAGACCCCAGTGGTCCATGTCCCATCCGGGAAACATGAGGTCGGGCGTGTCGCCGGAGACCAGCCGGGGGCGCAGCTTTTCCCACACGCGGGGGTCGCCTTCGACCTTAACTTTGACGTCCGGGTTCTTGGCCATGAACTCGTCGGCCGCCTTTTGGTAGAAGTCGATTCCGAAGCCGCCCTTGAACGCCTGCACCTCGACGTTGCCGGTCAGCTTTTCGCCCGGCTTCGCCACCGGAACCGGCTTAGCGGCCACCATGGCATCGTCGCTCGGGCTGCTTCCCGTGCCACTGGCCGATTTCCCTTCGCCCGAACATCCCGCAAGTAATAACGCGAGCGACGTCGCTCCCGCCCAGATCCAACCGTTCTTTGTCATGTTTCTTCCCTCGTGTGCGCTATCGTATTGGCATTATGCTGAAGGTTGCCCTCGTTGGCATCGGCTTCATGGGCCGCATGCACGCCAGCGTCTACGAAACTCTCTCCAACGCGCAGATCGTCGCCATCGTCGACAAAGACCCCAAGCGTCTCGAGCCGTTCGGCGTCAAGGGTTTTGCAACGGTAGAGGAGGCGCTCACCGCCGTGGAGATCGACGCCGTCGACATCTGCCTTCCGACCGACCTCCACCGAGAGTTTACGGTGAAGGCGGCCAACGCGGGGAAACATGTTTTGTGCGAAAAGCCGATGGCGCTATCGGTCGGTGAGGCCGACGAGATGATCGCCGCCGCCGAACGGAACGGGGTGCGGCTGATGATCGCCCACTGCATCCGCTTCTGGCCCGAGTATGCGTACGTCACCCGCCTTCAGCGAGAGGGGACGCTCGGACGGCTACTGTCGATCAACCTGACCCGATACGGAGAGTTTCCAAGCTGGTCGAGCGATAATTGGCTGGCGGATGCCAAGCGTGCCGGCGGCGGCGCGCTGGACATGCACATCCACGACACCGACTACGCCCTCGGCCTGCTCGGCGAACCGGAGGAGATGGCGGCGTTCGGCACCGAAGACGCCCGCGGCATGAGCCAAATGTTCACCACGATGCGATTCGCCGACGGATCGGTGGCGCACCTGGAAGGAGGGTGGAATCTGCCGCCGAAAACGCCTTTCAAGATGGCGTTTCGAGCCATCTTCGAGCGGGGCGCCGCGATTATGGATGGCGGACCGCTGACGATTTACGCGGAAGGGGCCGAGCCGCAGACGCCTGAATTCGAGAAGATGTCGACCGCCGGAGGTGGCAACATCAGCGACCTTGGCGGCTACTACCACGAGATCAAATACTTCGTGGACCGAGTGTTGTCAAGTGAGCCGTTCGAAGTTACCGATGCCCAGTCGTCTCGGCGTTCGCTCGAAGTGACGTTGGAAGAGATCCACCAGGCCCATGGCCGCCAGGCGGCCTGCGCGTGATCCTAGCGACCCTCGCGGCAGTGGCGTTAACCCGCGTCGGCATTCCGACGGCGGAGTCGCATCAACGCGTGATGCCCCCCAAACGGGCGTTGGGCGTCCACGGGGCTCCAGCTTCTTTCCCGTATCCCGAAGGGATTCCGTCCCCCAGCGAAGGGTTGCGAGGCACGAGCTACCCTGGTACCGACGCCGACAACCTCATCTACCCCAACGGGGTTGCGTCCGGAAAAGGCCGCAACCCCGTTGGGGTAGAAACCTTAGCGGCGGTCAGCACCAGGGTAGGACGCCGCTACGCGGCTTACCAACCCTTCGCTAGGGGACGCTATCCCTTCGGGATAGGAGACGGCGCGATCGCTTTCACCACTCCGAAGGCTCCCGCGCTTGGCGGGGCTCCGTCTGCTCCGAGAGCTTCCTTCGTCGCCTCGGGCGACAGGTTCCTCCTGAACGGGAAGCCGTTCGTCATCCGTTCGGGCGAGATGCACTACCCCCGGGTGCCGCGGGCGTATTGGCGCGACCGGATGCGGAAGGCGAAGGCGATGGGGCTGAACACGATCTGCACCTACGTCTTCTGGAGCCTCCACGAGCCGAAGCCCGGGAAGTTCGACTTTAGCGGCAACCTAGACCTGGCGGCGTACATCCGCACCGCTCAGCAAGAAGGGCTCTACGTTATCGTCCGGCCGGGGCCCTACATTTGCACCGAATTCGATTTCGGCGGCCTGCCCGCCTGGCTTCAAAAGGACCGGTCGATGGTGGTCCGGAGCAAGGATCCGAAGTTCCTCCGGTATACGCAACGCTACTTCGACAAGGTGGGCAAGCTGCTCAAGCCGCTTCTCATTCAGAACGGCGGCCCGATCATCCTTACTCAGGTCGAGAACGAGTACGGTTCGTACGGCGCCGACCACGTCTACATGGGCGCGGTGCGCGACGCCTTGATTCACGCCGGTTTCAGCGGCCAGCTTTTCACCTCCGACGGACCCGGCCAGGGAATGCTGAGCGGAGGAACGTTGCCGGGGATCCCGGCCGCGGTCAATTTTGGCGGCGGGGGTGAGAGCGCGATCGCGGAGCTGAAGAGATTCCGCCCCGACGCTCCGAAGATGGTGGGCGAGTACTGGTGCGGCTGGTTCGACCACTGGGGCGAGCGGCATCACCGGACCGCTGCCGCCCCACACGCGAAAGACATCGAGTGGTTCATCAAGAACGACGTCTCGTTCAACCTCTACATGTTCCACGGCGGCACCAGCTTCGGCTTCATGGCGGGAGCCAACGGCGACAAGAACTCGTACCAGCCGGACGTCACGAGTTACGACTACGACTCGCCTCTGGACGAGTCGGGCCGCGTAACGGAGAAGTACCGGGTGTTCCGCGACACGATCGCTCGCGGGAGCGGAGAGACCCTGCCGCCGGTGCCGGCTTCGCCGGCGCCGATCGCCTTGCCGACGTTCAAGCTTCGATACGACTTCAACCTCGACAATCGCCCTGCTTCCCGGGTGGTGGAATCCACGGCTCCCAAAACGTTTGAGGAACTTGGCCAGTCGGGCGGGATGGTGATCTATTCCGCGCAGACAAAGCTGTCGGGCCCCCAAGTGCTCGAGGTCCAGGGGCTCCACGATTTCGCGGTGGTGTCCGTGAACGGAAAGGTCGCCGGCACCCTCGATCGACGGACTTCTAGCCCTCGGCTCTCCCTGGTGCTTCCTTCAAATGGAAGCACGATAGAGCTCGCCGTAGAAATGCACGCCCGAATCAACTTTGGGCATGAGCTGGCAAACGAGCGAGAGGGGATCGTGGGCAAGGTGCTTCTTGGCGAACAAGAGCTACAAAATTGGAGCCAAGCCGCCTACCCGCTAACCGAGGCGCCAAAAACGTTTTCCTGGGGGGGCGCCGGCACTCCGCGTTCGCCTCTCATTTACCGGGGGGAGTTCAGCGTCTCCCACCCCGGCGATACGTTCCTCGATCTCGGGAACTGGACCAAGGGATATGTATGGGTCAACGGACATAACCTTGGCCGATACTGGACCGCGGCCGGGCCGCAACGGACGCTCTATCTTCCGGGATGCTGGATGAAACCGGGCTCGAACGAGGTGGTGATCATCGATGAGGGACCTCTGCAAAAGGTTCCCACCCTGGTAGGTCTCGACCATGCGATCCTCGACGCCCGTCCGACAGCGGGACTTAGACCGATCCGGAAGCCCGGTCAAACCGTGGACCTCACCCGCCAAACCGTCGCCGCCCAAGGCGAATTCACACCGAAAGTCATGTGGCAATCGGTGAAGTTGCCGGAGGACGACGTTCGGTACGTGGCGTTCGAGGTGCTGAGCGAGCACGGGCAGGGCCCGTTCGCCTCCGCCGCCGAAATCGAGCTGATCGGTCTCGACGATAAGCCGATCAAGGGGGTCCATGTCGTCTACGCCGACAGCGAAGAGCTCGACAACGAGAACGGCTCCGCCGCCAACGTCGTCGACGGCCAGCCCACCACGATGTGGCACACCCAGTGGGGCGACGCCCAGCCCAAACCGCCCCACCTCCTGGTCCTCGACCTCGGCACGATCACCCAAATCAAAGCCCTCCGCTACCTCCCAAGAGCCGACGCGCCGAACGGCCGAGTAAAGGCGTATCGGATCTATATGAGCACGATGGGGTTAGCTGTTGGCGGTTAGCGGTGAGCAATCCGGAAACCAGAGTCAAACCGCTAACTGCTAACCGCTAATCTGAATCACCATGCTACTTCTCGCTGCAATTGCCCTCGCCCAGACTCCGGCATCTATTTCCATCGTTCCGCGGCCCGGGTTGCTTCGAATGTCGGTCGGACACTTTGACTTGCGAGCCGACACTCGCGTAGCGGTAACGCCGGAGACGCGGGGGTTGGGGGATATGCTGCAGGGCTACCTGCGGCCGGGGACCGGG
This window encodes:
- a CDS encoding extracellular solute-binding protein — encoded protein: MTKNGWIWAGATSLALLLAGCSGEGKSASGTGSSPSDDAMVAAKPVPVAKPGEKLTGNVEVQAFKGGFGIDFYQKAADEFMAKNPDVKVKVEGDPRVWEKLRPRLVSGDTPDLMFPGWDMDHWGLVQEGQLYSLDAALDSEPYEGTGKWRDTFEPALLKLGQLNGKQYVLPYYMIVMGWWYDPGVFAKNGWTVPKTYEELLELCPKIKAKGIAPITFQGKYPYYMMFGMLLPWCQSVGGLQAINDAQNLVPGAWKSPAMLQAAKMIRELGDKGFYQEGAVGLSHTESQTEFLNGHAAMIPCGTWLESEMKNVTPPGAKMQFMLPPVFKDGKGDPSALMIDIEPWMIPSAAKNPKAAVALYKYMTSLPVAKRFVEEKGTLMAIKGSDDTKLPETLQVPAKAFHDSKAVYCYQARHYYKVMDKEIQDALTSMLNKQITPEQFCDRAEAAAEKTRKDDSIPKRKIE
- a CDS encoding beta-galactosidase: MALTRVGIPTAESHQRVMPPKRALGVHGAPASFPYPEGIPSPSEGLRGTSYPGTDADNLIYPNGVASGKGRNPVGVETLAAVSTRVGRRYAAYQPFARGRYPFGIGDGAIAFTTPKAPALGGAPSAPRASFVASGDRFLLNGKPFVIRSGEMHYPRVPRAYWRDRMRKAKAMGLNTICTYVFWSLHEPKPGKFDFSGNLDLAAYIRTAQQEGLYVIVRPGPYICTEFDFGGLPAWLQKDRSMVVRSKDPKFLRYTQRYFDKVGKLLKPLLIQNGGPIILTQVENEYGSYGADHVYMGAVRDALIHAGFSGQLFTSDGPGQGMLSGGTLPGIPAAVNFGGGGESAIAELKRFRPDAPKMVGEYWCGWFDHWGERHHRTAAAPHAKDIEWFIKNDVSFNLYMFHGGTSFGFMAGANGDKNSYQPDVTSYDYDSPLDESGRVTEKYRVFRDTIARGSGETLPPVPASPAPIALPTFKLRYDFNLDNRPASRVVESTAPKTFEELGQSGGMVIYSAQTKLSGPQVLEVQGLHDFAVVSVNGKVAGTLDRRTSSPRLSLVLPSNGSTIELAVEMHARINFGHELANEREGIVGKVLLGEQELQNWSQAAYPLTEAPKTFSWGGAGTPRSPLIYRGEFSVSHPGDTFLDLGNWTKGYVWVNGHNLGRYWTAAGPQRTLYLPGCWMKPGSNEVVIIDEGPLQKVPTLVGLDHAILDARPTAGLRPIRKPGQTVDLTRQTVAAQGEFTPKVMWQSVKLPEDDVRYVAFEVLSEHGQGPFASAAEIELIGLDDKPIKGVHVVYADSEELDNENGSAANVVDGQPTTMWHTQWGDAQPKPPHLLVLDLGTITQIKALRYLPRADAPNGRVKAYRIYMSTMGLAVGG
- a CDS encoding Gfo/Idh/MocA family protein, which produces MLKVALVGIGFMGRMHASVYETLSNAQIVAIVDKDPKRLEPFGVKGFATVEEALTAVEIDAVDICLPTDLHREFTVKAANAGKHVLCEKPMALSVGEADEMIAAAERNGVRLMIAHCIRFWPEYAYVTRLQREGTLGRLLSINLTRYGEFPSWSSDNWLADAKRAGGGALDMHIHDTDYALGLLGEPEEMAAFGTEDARGMSQMFTTMRFADGSVAHLEGGWNLPPKTPFKMAFRAIFERGAAIMDGGPLTIYAEGAEPQTPEFEKMSTAGGGNISDLGGYYHEIKYFVDRVLSSEPFEVTDAQSSRRSLEVTLEEIHQAHGRQAACA